From a single Dromaius novaehollandiae isolate bDroNov1 chromosome 13, bDroNov1.hap1, whole genome shotgun sequence genomic region:
- the GAS8 gene encoding dynein regulatory complex subunit 4 isoform X1, with amino-acid sequence MAPKKKGVKKGKAGRAPVVANGLAPGDMSKEQLEEHVVRLREELDRERQERNYFQLERDKIHTFWEITRRQLEEKRAELRNKDREMEEAEERHQVEIKVYKQKVKHLLYEHQENLTELKAEGTLSMKRAQKDHWAQEMELRKDVRSLKVELKEQELANEVVVKNLRLKQEEEITQLCSDFERQVKEIEAKYNKKMHVLRDELDLRRKTEIHEVEERKNSQISVLMKNHEKAFSDIKNYYNDVTLNNLALINTLKEQTEEMKKKENHLEKEMADMLLQNKQLTERLQRAQEQVSELQKKLAHYEKDKEALTNTKAHLKVSQKELRDLQWEHEVLEQRFSKVQAERDELYQKFTKAITEVQQKTGFKNLLLERKLKGLFSILEKREVELNEVLAASNLDPSALSLVSRKLEDVLDSKNTTIKDLQFELARVCKAHNDLLQTFTAKLTAFGIPPDSLGFKPLELPALGQTVGQGPAGLVAAPT; translated from the exons ATG GCGCCCAAAAAGAAAGGCGTCAAGAAAGGGAAGGCGGGCAGAGCTCCGGTGGTGGCGAATGGCTTGGCCCCCGGGGACATGAGCAAGGAGCAG CTGGAAGAACATGTTGTGCGGCTCCGGGAGGAGCTGGACCGGGAACGGCAAGAGCGCAACTATTTCCAGCTGGAGCGCGACAAGATTCACACCTTCTGGGAGATCACCCGCCGGCAGCTGGAGGAGAAGAGAGCAGAACTGCGGAACAAGGACCGGGAGatggaggaggcagaggagcgACATCAAGTGGAGATCAAG GTTTACAAGCAGAAGGTGAAGCACCTGCTGTACGAGCACCAGGAGAACCTCACCGAGCTGAAGGCAGAGGGCACCCTGTCCATGAAGCGGGCCCAGAAGGATCACTGGGCTCAGGAGATGGAGCTGCGTAAAGACGTGCGCTCCCTGAAAGTGGAGCTCaaggagcaggagctggccaACGAGGTGGTGGTGAAAAACCTGCGCCTG AAACAAGAGGAGGAGATCACACAGCTGTGCAGCGACTTTGAGAGACAAGTGAAAG AGATTGAAGCCAAGTACAACAAGAAGATGCACGTGCTGCGGGACGAGCTCGATTTGCGCAGGAAGACGGAAATCCACGAGGTTGAGGAGAGGAAGAACAGCCAGATCAGCGTGCTGATGAAGAACCACGAGAAGGCCTTCAGTGACATCAAGAACTACTACAATGATGTCACCCTCAATAACCTGGCACTCATCAACACGCTCAAG GAGCAGACGGAGgagatgaagaagaaagagaatcACTTGGAAAAGGAGATGGCAGACATGCTGCTGCAGAACAAGCAACTGACGGAGCGCCTGCAGCGGGCCCAGGAGCAGGTGTCTGAGCTGCAGAAGAAGTTGGCCCACTACGAGAAAGACAAGGAGGCTCTGACG AACACGAAAGCCCACCTGAAAGTCTCCCAGAAGGAACTGAGAGATCTTCAGTGGGAACATGAAGTGCTGGAACAGAGGTTCAGTAAG GTGCAGGCAGAGCGAGACGAGCTCTACCAGAAGTTCACCAAAGCCATTACTGAGGTGCAGCAGAAGACCGGATTCAAGAACCTGCTCCTGGAGCGCAAGCTGAAAGGGCTCTTCAGCATCCTGGAGAAGAGGGAGGTGGAGCTCAACGAGGTCCTCGCAGCCTCCAACCTCGACCCGAGCGCCCTCTCCTTGGTCTCACGCAAGCTGGAG GACGTGCTCGATTCCAAGAACACCACCATCAAGGACCTGCAGTTCGAGCTGGCGCGAGTCTGCAAG GCGCACAACGACCTGCTGCAGACGTTCACGGCAAAGCTGACGGCCTTTGGCATCCCTCCGGACAGCCTGGGCTTCAAGCCGCTGGAGCTGCCTGCGCTGGGGCAGACGGTGGGGCAGGGCCCCGCGGGACTCGTGGCTGCGCCCACGTGA
- the GAS8 gene encoding dynein regulatory complex subunit 4 isoform X2, producing the protein MSKEQLEEHVVRLREELDRERQERNYFQLERDKIHTFWEITRRQLEEKRAELRNKDREMEEAEERHQVEIKVYKQKVKHLLYEHQENLTELKAEGTLSMKRAQKDHWAQEMELRKDVRSLKVELKEQELANEVVVKNLRLKQEEEITQLCSDFERQVKEIEAKYNKKMHVLRDELDLRRKTEIHEVEERKNSQISVLMKNHEKAFSDIKNYYNDVTLNNLALINTLKEQTEEMKKKENHLEKEMADMLLQNKQLTERLQRAQEQVSELQKKLAHYEKDKEALTNTKAHLKVSQKELRDLQWEHEVLEQRFSKVQAERDELYQKFTKAITEVQQKTGFKNLLLERKLKGLFSILEKREVELNEVLAASNLDPSALSLVSRKLEDVLDSKNTTIKDLQFELARVCKAHNDLLQTFTAKLTAFGIPPDSLGFKPLELPALGQTVGQGPAGLVAAPT; encoded by the exons ATGAGCAAGGAGCAG CTGGAAGAACATGTTGTGCGGCTCCGGGAGGAGCTGGACCGGGAACGGCAAGAGCGCAACTATTTCCAGCTGGAGCGCGACAAGATTCACACCTTCTGGGAGATCACCCGCCGGCAGCTGGAGGAGAAGAGAGCAGAACTGCGGAACAAGGACCGGGAGatggaggaggcagaggagcgACATCAAGTGGAGATCAAG GTTTACAAGCAGAAGGTGAAGCACCTGCTGTACGAGCACCAGGAGAACCTCACCGAGCTGAAGGCAGAGGGCACCCTGTCCATGAAGCGGGCCCAGAAGGATCACTGGGCTCAGGAGATGGAGCTGCGTAAAGACGTGCGCTCCCTGAAAGTGGAGCTCaaggagcaggagctggccaACGAGGTGGTGGTGAAAAACCTGCGCCTG AAACAAGAGGAGGAGATCACACAGCTGTGCAGCGACTTTGAGAGACAAGTGAAAG AGATTGAAGCCAAGTACAACAAGAAGATGCACGTGCTGCGGGACGAGCTCGATTTGCGCAGGAAGACGGAAATCCACGAGGTTGAGGAGAGGAAGAACAGCCAGATCAGCGTGCTGATGAAGAACCACGAGAAGGCCTTCAGTGACATCAAGAACTACTACAATGATGTCACCCTCAATAACCTGGCACTCATCAACACGCTCAAG GAGCAGACGGAGgagatgaagaagaaagagaatcACTTGGAAAAGGAGATGGCAGACATGCTGCTGCAGAACAAGCAACTGACGGAGCGCCTGCAGCGGGCCCAGGAGCAGGTGTCTGAGCTGCAGAAGAAGTTGGCCCACTACGAGAAAGACAAGGAGGCTCTGACG AACACGAAAGCCCACCTGAAAGTCTCCCAGAAGGAACTGAGAGATCTTCAGTGGGAACATGAAGTGCTGGAACAGAGGTTCAGTAAG GTGCAGGCAGAGCGAGACGAGCTCTACCAGAAGTTCACCAAAGCCATTACTGAGGTGCAGCAGAAGACCGGATTCAAGAACCTGCTCCTGGAGCGCAAGCTGAAAGGGCTCTTCAGCATCCTGGAGAAGAGGGAGGTGGAGCTCAACGAGGTCCTCGCAGCCTCCAACCTCGACCCGAGCGCCCTCTCCTTGGTCTCACGCAAGCTGGAG GACGTGCTCGATTCCAAGAACACCACCATCAAGGACCTGCAGTTCGAGCTGGCGCGAGTCTGCAAG GCGCACAACGACCTGCTGCAGACGTTCACGGCAAAGCTGACGGCCTTTGGCATCCCTCCGGACAGCCTGGGCTTCAAGCCGCTGGAGCTGCCTGCGCTGGGGCAGACGGTGGGGCAGGGCCCCGCGGGACTCGTGGCTGCGCCCACGTGA
- the LOC112997047 gene encoding cadherin-1-like gives MPSGSGGGGGGSALGPPHVPARAEPVAPPRRRPASPGVRDGRPTGGHPRRHSPSTSPGRGLSPRGRCPPGDGGRGARGLEEAGAPGQSQIKSNKDKETKVFYSITGQGADSPPVGVFTIERETGWLEVTKPLDREEIDRYMLFSHAVSANGQPVEDPMEILITVTDQNDNRPVFTKQVFVGYIEEGAKPGTRAAPGGPARRGAPRPGRAGRVGTPAGAEQTPGRVGPASETSSARPRAQVPP, from the exons aTGCCgtcggggagcggcggcggcggcggcggctctgccctcgggcccccccatgtccccgccAGGGCTGAGCCCGTtgcgcccccgcggcgccgccccgccagccccggcgtCCGCGACGGGCGCCCCACGGGTGGGCACCCACGGCGTCACTCGCCCAGCACCTCCCCGGGGCGA GGTCTGTCACCAAGGGGCCGGTGCCCGCCCGGGGATGGGGGCCGCGGTGCCCGTGGCTTGGAGGAGGCCGGAGCCCCGGGGCAAAGCCAGATCAAGTCCAACAAGGACAAGGAGACCAAGGTCTTCTACAGCATCACGGGGCAGGGGGCGGACTCCCCCCCGGTGGGCGTCTTCACCATCGAGCGGGAGACGGGGTGGCTGGAGGTGACGAAGCCGCTGGACAGGGAGGAGATCGACAGGTACATG CTCTTCTCCCACGCCGTGTCGGCCAACGGGCAGCCCGTGGAGGACCCCATGGAGATCCTCATCACGGTGACGGACCAGAACGACAACCGGCCCGTGTTCACCAAGCAGGTCTTCGTCGGCTACATCGAGGAGGGCGCGAAGCCGGGTACGCGGGCTGCACCGGGGGGACCGGCGAgacgcggggccccgcggcccggccgggcaggACGCGTGGGGACGCCAGCCGGAGCTGAGCAGACCCCTGGCAGGGTTGGCCCCGCAAGCGAAACCTCTTCTGCTCGTCCCCGCGCCCAGGTACCTCCGTGA
- the LOC112997045 gene encoding B-cadherin-like isoform X1: protein MRGPRGGLGPLLLLLLLVPLPAAAALAAAPAGSPGLAAAPGAHLRRGSSGEPPAQRGTEDLGFGDGTGVARGPTWLPVPAPLPARSGCCPQEAGAGAGADGPHSPLRRRKRDWVIPPIKVPENERGPFPKKLVQIKSNRDKETKIFYSITGQGADTPPEGVFTIEKETGWMKVTQPLDREHIDKYHLLSHAVSENGQPVEEPMEIIVTVTDQNDNKPRFTQEVFRGSVPEGALPGTAVMHVNATDADDAVETYNGVIAYSILSQEPREPHRQMFTINRATGTVGVIASGLDRERVQEYTLTVQAADLDGDGLATTALAVIEIADVNDNAPEFDPKTYAAAVPENEAGREVARLAVTDLDEPDTPAWRAVYSIVRGNEGGAFAIATDPTSNEGILRTAEGLDYEARRQFVLHVAVANEAPFAVRLPTATATVAVSVEDVNEAPAFEPPVREARVPEDVPPGHAIAACTARDPDRAQAQEITYLLASDPAGWLAVQRQSGLVTARAPLDRESPFARNGTYTAMLLAVDDGTPPATGTGTLLLTLLDVNDHGPEPEPRDVVLCSRSPRPQVLAIVDRDLPPNAAPFRAELAHGSAQSWAADVGDDDTVTLRLTAPLEPALYSVYLRLFDARGKEQLTVVAARVCDCEGPAESCAARPRPAAPALPLLLAALGAVLALLLLLLLLLLLARRRRRVVKEPLLPPEDDTRDNIFYYGEEGGGEEDQDYDLSQLHRGLDARPEVTRNDVAPPPAAAPQYRPRPANPDDIGSFIDENLKAADTDPTAPPYDSLLVFDYEGSGSEATSLSSLNSSASDRDQDYDYLHEWGNRFKKLADLYGGGEEDD, encoded by the exons ATGCGGGGACCGCGCGGCGGGCTCGgcccgctcctcctcctgctgctgctggtaccgctaccggcggccgccgcgctcgccgccgcccccgcgggctccccggggctcgccgcggcgcccggcgcccacCTGCGCCGAG GGAGCTCCGGAGAGCCGCCGGCACAGCGTGGGACCGAGGACCTCGGCTTTGGGGACGGGACGGGGGTGGCAAGAGGCCCCACGTGGCTGCCCgtccctgccccgctccccgcacGCAGCGGGTGCTGCCCACAG GAGGCcggcgcgggagccggggccgACGGGCCGCACTCACCTCTGAGGAGGCGGAAGAGGGACTGGGTGATCCCGCCCATCAAGGTTCCCGAAAATGAGAGGGGCCCGTTCCCCAAAAAGCTGGTCCAG ATCAAATCGAACCGGGACAAGGAGACGAAGATCTTCTACAGCATCACGGGGCAGGGGGCGGACACCCCCCCCGAGGGCGTCTTCACCATCGAGAAGGAGACGGGCTGGATGAAGGTGACACAGCCGCTGGACCGGGAGCACATAGACAAGTACCAC CTCTTGTCCCACGCCGTGTCCGAGAACGGGCAGCCCGTGGAGGAGCCCATGGAGATCATAGTGACGGTGACGGACCAGAACGACAACAAGCCGCGGTTCACCCAGGAGGTGTTCAGGGGCTCCGTGCCGGAGGGCGCTTTGCCGG GCACCGCCGTGATGCACGTGAACGCCACGGACGCCGACGACGCCGTGGAGACCTACAACGGCGTCATCGCCTACTCCATCCTCAGCCAGGAGCCGCGGGAGCCCCACCGGCAGATGTTCACCATCAACAGGGCCACGGGCACCGTGGGCGTCATCGCCAGCGGGCTGGACCGCGAG CGCGTGCAGGAGTACACGCTGACCGTGCAGGCGGCCGACCTGGACGGCGACGGGCTGGCCACCACGGCGCTGGCCGTCATCGAGATCGCCGACGTCAACGACAACGCCCCCGAGTTCGACCCCAAAACG tACGCGGCGGCCGTGCCGGAGAACGAGGCCGGGCGGGAGGTGGCCCGGCTGGCCGTGACGGACCTGGACGAGCCGGACACGCCGGCGTGGCGCGCCGTCTACTCCATCGTGCGCGGCAACGAGGGAGGCGCCTTCGCCATCGCCACGGATCCCACCAGCAACGAGGGCATCCTGAGGACCGCCGAG GGCCTGGACTACGAGGCCCGGAGGCAGTTCGTGCTGCACGTGGCGGTGGCCAACGAGGCGCCCTTCGCCGTGCGGCTGCCCACGGCCACGGCCACCGTGGCGGTCAGCGTGGAGGACGTCAACGAGGCGCCCGCCTTCGAGCCGCCGGTGCGGGAGGCCCGGGTGCCGGAGGACGTGCCGCCGGGGCACGCCATCGCCGCCTGCACGGCCCGGGACCCCGACCGCGCGCAGGCCCAGGAGATCAC GTACCTGCTGGCGAGCGACCCGGCGGGCTGGCTGGCGGTGCAGCGGCAGAGCGGGCTCGTCACGGCGCGTGCCCCCCTCGACCGCGAGTCCCCCTTCGCCAGGAACGGCACCTACACCGCCATGCTGCTGGCCGTGGACGACG GCACGCCGCCGGCCACGGGCACCGGCACGCTGCTGCTCACCCTGCTCGACGTGAACGACCACGGCCCCGAGCCCGAGCCCCGCGACGTCGTGCTctgcagccgcagcccccggccccaggTGCTCGCCATCGTCGACCGGGACCTGCCCCCCAACGCGGCGCCCTTCCGCGCCGAGCTGGCCCACGGCTCGGCGCAGAGCTGGGCCGCCGACGTCGGCGACGACG ACACGGTGACGCTGCGGCTGACGGCGCCGCTGGAGCCGGCCCTGTACAGCGTCTACCTGCGGCTCTTCGACGCCCGGGGCAAGGAGCAGCTCACCGTGGTGGCCGCCCGCGTGTGCGACTGCGAGGGGCCCGCCGAGAGctgcgccgcccggccgcggcccgccgcccccgccctgcccctgctcctggccGCCCTGGGCGCCGTCCTGGCCCTGCTGC tgctgctgctgctgctgctgctgctggcgcggaggaggaggagggtggtgaaggagccgctgctgccgcccgagGACGACACGCGGGACAACATCTTCTACTACggcgaggagggcggcggcgaggaggacCAG GACTACGACCTGAGCCAGCTGCACCGGGGGCTGGACGCCCGCCCCGAGGTGACCCGCAACGacgtggcccccccgcccgccgcggccccccagTACCGGCCCCGGCCCGCCAACCCCGACGACATCGGCAGCTTCATCGACGAG aacCTGAAGGCGGCCGACACGGACCCCACGGCCCCCCCCTACGACTCGCTGCTGGTGTTCGACTACGAGGGCAGCGGCTCGGAGGCCACCTCGCTCAGCTCCCTCAACTCCTCCGCCTCCGACCGCGACCAGGACTACGACTACCTCCACGAGTGGGGCAACCGCTTCAAGAAGCTGGCGGACCTCtacggcggcggcgaggaggacGACTAG
- the LOC112997045 gene encoding B-cadherin-like isoform X2 has protein sequence MRGPRGGLGPLLLLLLLVPLPAAAALAAAPAGSPGLAAAPGAHLRRGSSGEPPAQRGTEDLGFGDGTGVARGPTWLPVPAPLPARSGCCPQEAGAGAGADGPHSPLRRRKRDWVIPPIKVPENERGPFPKKLVQIKSNRDKETKIFYSITGQGADTPPEGVFTIEKETGWMKVTQPLDREHIDKYHLLSHAVSENGQPVEEPMEIIVTVTDQNDNKPRFTQEVFRGSVPEGALPGTAVMHVNATDADDAVETYNGVIAYSILSQEPREPHRQMFTINRATGTVGVIASGLDRERVQEYTLTVQAADLDGDGLATTALAVIEIADVNDNAPEFDPKTYAAAVPENEAGREVARLAVTDLDEPDTPAWRAVYSIVRGNEGGAFAIATDPTSNEGILRTAEGLDYEARRQFVLHVAVANEAPFAVRLPTATATVAVSVEDVNEAPAFEPPVREARVPEDVPPGHAIAACTARDPDRAQAQEITYLLASDPAGWLAVQRQSGLVTARAPLDRESPFARNGTYTAMLLAVDDGTPPATGTGTLLLTLLDVNDHGPEPEPRDVVLCSRSPRPQVLAIVDRDLPPNAAPFRAELAHGSAQSWAADVGDDVLLLLLLLLARRRRRVVKEPLLPPEDDTRDNIFYYGEEGGGEEDQDYDLSQLHRGLDARPEVTRNDVAPPPAAAPQYRPRPANPDDIGSFIDENLKAADTDPTAPPYDSLLVFDYEGSGSEATSLSSLNSSASDRDQDYDYLHEWGNRFKKLADLYGGGEEDD, from the exons ATGCGGGGACCGCGCGGCGGGCTCGgcccgctcctcctcctgctgctgctggtaccgctaccggcggccgccgcgctcgccgccgcccccgcgggctccccggggctcgccgcggcgcccggcgcccacCTGCGCCGAG GGAGCTCCGGAGAGCCGCCGGCACAGCGTGGGACCGAGGACCTCGGCTTTGGGGACGGGACGGGGGTGGCAAGAGGCCCCACGTGGCTGCCCgtccctgccccgctccccgcacGCAGCGGGTGCTGCCCACAG GAGGCcggcgcgggagccggggccgACGGGCCGCACTCACCTCTGAGGAGGCGGAAGAGGGACTGGGTGATCCCGCCCATCAAGGTTCCCGAAAATGAGAGGGGCCCGTTCCCCAAAAAGCTGGTCCAG ATCAAATCGAACCGGGACAAGGAGACGAAGATCTTCTACAGCATCACGGGGCAGGGGGCGGACACCCCCCCCGAGGGCGTCTTCACCATCGAGAAGGAGACGGGCTGGATGAAGGTGACACAGCCGCTGGACCGGGAGCACATAGACAAGTACCAC CTCTTGTCCCACGCCGTGTCCGAGAACGGGCAGCCCGTGGAGGAGCCCATGGAGATCATAGTGACGGTGACGGACCAGAACGACAACAAGCCGCGGTTCACCCAGGAGGTGTTCAGGGGCTCCGTGCCGGAGGGCGCTTTGCCGG GCACCGCCGTGATGCACGTGAACGCCACGGACGCCGACGACGCCGTGGAGACCTACAACGGCGTCATCGCCTACTCCATCCTCAGCCAGGAGCCGCGGGAGCCCCACCGGCAGATGTTCACCATCAACAGGGCCACGGGCACCGTGGGCGTCATCGCCAGCGGGCTGGACCGCGAG CGCGTGCAGGAGTACACGCTGACCGTGCAGGCGGCCGACCTGGACGGCGACGGGCTGGCCACCACGGCGCTGGCCGTCATCGAGATCGCCGACGTCAACGACAACGCCCCCGAGTTCGACCCCAAAACG tACGCGGCGGCCGTGCCGGAGAACGAGGCCGGGCGGGAGGTGGCCCGGCTGGCCGTGACGGACCTGGACGAGCCGGACACGCCGGCGTGGCGCGCCGTCTACTCCATCGTGCGCGGCAACGAGGGAGGCGCCTTCGCCATCGCCACGGATCCCACCAGCAACGAGGGCATCCTGAGGACCGCCGAG GGCCTGGACTACGAGGCCCGGAGGCAGTTCGTGCTGCACGTGGCGGTGGCCAACGAGGCGCCCTTCGCCGTGCGGCTGCCCACGGCCACGGCCACCGTGGCGGTCAGCGTGGAGGACGTCAACGAGGCGCCCGCCTTCGAGCCGCCGGTGCGGGAGGCCCGGGTGCCGGAGGACGTGCCGCCGGGGCACGCCATCGCCGCCTGCACGGCCCGGGACCCCGACCGCGCGCAGGCCCAGGAGATCAC GTACCTGCTGGCGAGCGACCCGGCGGGCTGGCTGGCGGTGCAGCGGCAGAGCGGGCTCGTCACGGCGCGTGCCCCCCTCGACCGCGAGTCCCCCTTCGCCAGGAACGGCACCTACACCGCCATGCTGCTGGCCGTGGACGACG GCACGCCGCCGGCCACGGGCACCGGCACGCTGCTGCTCACCCTGCTCGACGTGAACGACCACGGCCCCGAGCCCGAGCCCCGCGACGTCGTGCTctgcagccgcagcccccggccccaggTGCTCGCCATCGTCGACCGGGACCTGCCCCCCAACGCGGCGCCCTTCCGCGCCGAGCTGGCCCACGGCTCGGCGCAGAGCTGGGCCGCCGACGTCGGCGACGACG tgctgctgctgctgctgctgctgctggcgcggaggaggaggagggtggtgaaggagccgctgctgccgcccgagGACGACACGCGGGACAACATCTTCTACTACggcgaggagggcggcggcgaggaggacCAG GACTACGACCTGAGCCAGCTGCACCGGGGGCTGGACGCCCGCCCCGAGGTGACCCGCAACGacgtggcccccccgcccgccgcggccccccagTACCGGCCCCGGCCCGCCAACCCCGACGACATCGGCAGCTTCATCGACGAG aacCTGAAGGCGGCCGACACGGACCCCACGGCCCCCCCCTACGACTCGCTGCTGGTGTTCGACTACGAGGGCAGCGGCTCGGAGGCCACCTCGCTCAGCTCCCTCAACTCCTCCGCCTCCGACCGCGACCAGGACTACGACTACCTCCACGAGTGGGGCAACCGCTTCAAGAAGCTGGCGGACCTCtacggcggcggcgaggaggacGACTAG